The Acidimicrobiales bacterium DNA window ACGTCGACATTGATCAGCGCAGGCGCACAGGGCTGCACCAGTACTGCCCTATGCATCGCCTCGCCGCCTGAACTTTCAGTCGCGAAGCCGCAGCGTACGCGCCGCACGCTCCGCGCCCACCTGCATGGGGCTGCATAGGGCACCGGTGAGTGGGTCCCGAGAGCAGGCCCCGATGAACCCCGATCTTCGACATCAACCCGAACGCGAAAACGCTGGGCGGGCGTCTGTGCCCATGTGCACGAGACGCGCCGACCCCCGGAAATGTCTTCCCTCGAGGGGTGGTTCGGCTTCCGCACCGGATTCGCCGCCACCTACCGGTCGGACAATCGCCGAGCGTCGACCAGGTCATCGATGATCTGGAAGTCGCCGACGTTCTCGGTAAAGAGAGGCACTCCTTCCACCTGCGCGGTGGCCGCGATGGCGAGATCGATCTGGCGCCGTCTTGGGTTGCCACCCCGGCGGGCCACCGCGGCGGCTAGTTGGCCCCAGACCCGGGCAACCTCGACGCCTACAGGCAGCGGATCAAACGTTGCCTCGACCACCGCAAGTCGGGCGGTGCGGCGCGCCCGCTCGTCATCGTCGTCGCAAACGAGAACGCCGAAATGCAGTTCGGTGATCGAGACGACGCTGATAGCGGCCTCGACGTCGCCGGGTGGGGGGAGCTCACCTATGAGCACCGACGTATCTAGCAGCGCCCTCACGAAGCGAACGGGTCCACGACGCCTGCTGGCAGTCGCTCGAGGTCGGCATCGAACCCCCGCGGCGCCTTTCCCCGCCAGATCCCGGCGAGTGCGGCGCCGCTGACCCAGCGGCGGCGATGTGCCGGGCCGAGCTCGGCAACGGGACGACCAGCAACCGTCACGGTGAGGGTCTCTCCAGCCTCAACCCGACGGAGCACCTCGCCGACCTGGTTGCGCAGCTCCTTTTGTGCGATATCGCTCATGCGGACTATGGTAGCAGTTCTGCTACCATAGTCCGCTCGGGGGCGGCGGCCAGCGCCGAGAGTGTCATCGATGGGCTGTGAACTGGACTTTGACACCCGGCTGACTGCCGAGCTGGCCTCGATCAAGGGCGTACGCGGGGTGCCGGTGATCGACTGGGACCCGCGTGCGCCGCTCGGCCCTAAACTGGTTTCCTGTGGGGGCCGGGAATGCCATCCCGCCAAGGTCGTGAGCGAGCCCCTCGGTCACGCCACGCCGGGATTCACGATGGCCACCTACCGGCATGTGCTCCCGTGGCATGCAGGCCGACGTAGCACGGGTCTTTGCCGGACTCATCGCTTCGACCGGCTTCAACCCGGTAGAAGGGTCGGTAGAAGCCCTCGCTGCGCAGGGAAGTTGGGGCCAGACATAGCCGTTGAACTGGACTTATTAGTGGCGGGGGGAGGATTTGAACCTCCGACCTTCGGGTTATGAGCCCGACGAGCTACCAGACTGCTCCACCCCGCGTCGTGGTTCTCAGACTAGCACCCTGCCCGGGGGGCGCCGCCAGGGTCAGGGCAGCAGGCCGCCGCGCAGCGCCACGCCCTTGGGCAGGGTGGTGGAGGTCGAGGAGGCCGTCGTCGTGGACGTCGAGGACGAGCTCGAGGAGGAGCTCGAGCTCGAGCTCGACGAGGACGACGAGGACGAGCTGGCGCCCGAGGCCTGCTGGAGCTGCTGGAGCAGGTTCTGCAGCGTGGCGATGTCGGTCCCGTAGGCGGAGAAGTTCCCGGCCTTCAGGTCGCTCTGCGCCTGGGTGAACTCCTGGTTGGCCTGGCTGATCAGACTCTGCACGCGCTGGTTCACGGTGGGGGCCGGCCCCGTCGGCGTGGACCCCTGGTTCTGACCGGGAAGCGACACCTGGAACAGGTCCTGCAGCGCGGCCGACAGCGACGTGTCGAAGGCCACCTGGCTCTGTCCCTGGGGACCGCTGTAGACCACGATGAAGTAGTCGAGCTTGGGGAACGGGTTGCGCGACGACTCGACGTAGAACGGCCGGAAATAGAGGATGGAGTCGCCCACCGGCACGATCTGGAGCGTCCCCAGCTGCACGCTCGAGCCGTTCTGGTTCAGCAGGCTGATCTGCGACGAGATCTTCTGGAAGGCCGATATGTCGGCATCGACGAGGGCGGGCCCGTCGATGGGCGGCGTCTGGAACACCGACAGCTTGCCGTACTGCCCGGGATCGGACCCCGCCACCATGAAGGCGGACATCGTCTGGATCTGATCACCCTTGGATACCGGGACGAACGCGTCGACGAGGTTGAACGACTGAGAGCTCTGCCCCGGGACCTGGAACAGCTCGTACAGCGGGGACATGCGCGTCACCTGGCCGGTGGACACGGTCTGGCCCTGGGCGTTGGTGGTGAAGGTCGTCGGCAGCGCCTCGTTCGGCGACCCCGCGCCCGCGCTCTGCGACACGTTCCACGCGTTCGTGGCGTTGTAGAAGGCGAGCGGCTGGGTGATGTGGTACCGGCCGTAGGTGGCGGCCTGCACCGTCAGCAGGTCCTCGGGGTACCGGAGATGCGCCCGCAGGGCCGCGGGCATCTGCGACACCGGCTGGAACATGCCGGGGAACACCTTCTCCCACGTCTGGAGGATGGGGTCCTTGGTCTTGGTCAACCCGGTGGCGTCGTAGAAGTCCATCTTCCCGCTGTAGGCGTTCACGACGATCTTCACCGAGTTGCGGACGTAGTTGAGGTTCTGGTTCAGGCCGCTGTTGCTCGGCAGGGATTGCGTGTCGACGTTCTGCGAGTACGGGTAGTTGTCGCTGGTGGTGTAGGCGTCGAGGACCCAGTAGATCTGCCCGCCCGACAGCACCGGGTACGGGTCGGAGTCGAAGCTCAGGAACGGCGCGGCCTTCTGTGCCATCTGCGTGATGTCGCGCACGAACATGAGCCGAGAGTGGGTGGTGACCAGGTTGGAGACCAGGAGGTTGAAGTCCCCGAAGCGCACCGCGAAGGCCGCCTTCACCAGGAAGTTCTTCAGCTCCACTCCCCCGCTCCCGCTGTAGGTGGTCGGCACCGGGCTGTTGGAGGCGGCCTGGTAGTCGATCTCCGGCTGGCGGCTGTCACCGAGGACGTAGCTGGCGTCGCCGCCGTTGGGGTTGTTCAACCCGAAGTACACCCGGGGCTGCTCGATGGTGGGCGCGCCGGGCGCGGAGACGGGTGGGACCTGGGAGATGGAGAAGGCCGGCTGGTCGCCGTTCACGGCGTTGGAGGGCGCCAGGATCATGGCGTACCCGTGGGTGTACTGCAGATGGGTGTTCACCCACCCTTGCGAGGGCAGGTCGCTGTCGTTGATCTGCCGCACGCCCACGACCATCGGCACCAGCTTCCCGCCGATCGAGTAGCGGTCGACCCCCAACGTGTTGAAGGAGTAGTACGACTTGGTCGCCTGCAGCTTGGTGTAGGTGGGCCCCGTCAGGGTGGAGTCCCACAGCTGCACGTTGCCGAGAGTGGCCTGGTTGGCGACCACCTGGGCGGAGGTGAGGGTCTGCGTGGCGCTGAACGAGGACCGGCGCACGTTCTTGATGTCGAGCGCGGCCCGCGTGGCCACGATGTTGCGGGCGATGTAGGGGCGCTCGAGGGAGTTCTGCGCGGGGTTCACCTTCACGGTCTGGACGATCGCCGGGTAGATGGCGCCCACGACGACGGCGACGAACGCCCACAGCCCGACGCCGAGGACGGGCAGCGCCCAGCCGCGGCGGCGGATGTTGATGAGGAGGATCACCGCGGCGAGCAGGGAGATCCACATGAGCAGCGTGAGCGCCGGCATCCGGGCGTGCACGTCGGTGTACCCCGCACCCTGCACGTACCCGTTCTGCGACAGGTCGAGGTTGTAGCGGGCCAGCACGTACCCGCCGGCCTTGACCAGGGCCATGCAGGCCAGCAGGACCGAGACGTGCACCTTGACCTGGGGGGCGACGCTGGGGGCGCCGGCCTGCACCCGGATCCCGCCGTTCAGGTAGTGCGCGATCACGGTGATGACGGCCACCACCACCAGCGCGACGAAGGCCCAGCTCACCAGGAACGACAGGAACGGGAGCTTGAAGACGAAGAAGCCGACGTTCTTGTGGAACTGCGGGTCGGTGGCGTCGAAGGAGCCGCCGTTCATGAACAGCAGGTAGTTGCGCCACTGGCCGAGGACCCCCGAGGCCGCCAGGAGGGCGACGGCGAGCGAGACGAGGCTGCGCACCAGGCGGGCCCGCGGCGCCACCCGCTGCTGGTAGCGCCGGACGAGCTCGTCCTCCGGTCCCAGCGCGAGCTCGCTCGGCGCCAGACGGTCCACCACCGCCAGGTTCACCCACAGCACGACGAAGAAGATCGCCGCGAAGCCGAAGAACAGGCCCGCCTTCACTTCGAGCAGGCGCCGCCACACCCCACCGAGGTGCACCGACCCGAACCACAGGTAGTCCGTGTAGAAGATCGCGATGGTGCGCAGGGACGCCACCACGACGACGACCACGATGACGGCCACGATGAGCCACAGCCGCCCCCGCCGCACGGCACGGCGCGGCCGGCGCGGCAGATCCTGCGGGGTGCGCACGGGGCGGCAGCCTAGGCGTTCACGGGAGCGAGCAGGCACCGACACCCGGCGTGGGCCGGGGGATGGGGATGTCCGGTCGGGTAGTCCTCGCCGGCGGGCACCGGTCCCGCCAGCGCGTTGTCGTCGCAGTCCGGGCACTCGGTGACGTCGTCGTCGACGACCCACCGCAGCGCGTTGCCCGCGGGCACCGCGGCCAACGCGGCCCGCGCGAACGCCAGCACTGCCTGATCGCCTGCCAGGCGCTCGACGCGCGCACCCTTCCACTCCCGGAACGCGGCCCCCACCAGCTCGACCAGGGCGGCCTCGTCGCCAGCCTCCACGGCCGGACCGGCGCCGTCGAGGCGGCGACGCAGCGGGGCCACGATGGCGGTCGCCAGACCCGTGGCGACGTCGTCGACACCGGGTGCCTCGTCCGGCTTGCCCCCGGCGGACGTGGCGCCGGCCCGGGCGGCCTCGACGAGCTGGTCGACCGACGCCTTCACGTAGCGCTGGGCGTGCTCGTCCTCGGAGGGAAGCACCGAGGGGGCCCAGCCGCCCTTGGCCCGGAGGCGGTCGAGGATGTCGTTCTGGTCGTCCTGCAGGGCGCGCTTGAGCCGGCGCGCCAGGGTGGCCACCAGGGGGACGAGCACTTCGTCACGCTGGGCGATGACCGGGTCGGGTGGTTCGACCCCGTCCGCCGGTGGCGCCCCTTCGGCCCGCTCCTCCCCGGCGCCGCCCTGGTCCCCGGCGCCGCTCGGCCTTTCCTGCGGGGCCACCTCGGTGACGGCCGCGTGGCCCGCCGTGTCGGCCCTGCCCGCCGTGTCGGCCCGGGCCGCCGGTGCTGCCTTGGCCGTCGGTGCCAACCTGGCCGCCGGTGCTGCCGTGGCCGTCGGTGCCTGCGGCGCTTTGGCCGCGGGCGTCACGGACGGGGCGTGCGCCGCCGGCGGGGTCTGCCGGGCCGGCGCGGTCGGCGGCATGGGCGATGGCTCCGCCACCGACGCTGCGGCCGACGAGCCCGGCCGACCGGGAGCTGCGGCGGCGGGCTCCGACAGCGTCGATCCCACGGCGCCCAGAGGATCGGTGCCCAGCGCGCCCGGCGCGGCCTCCCCGGCGTGCTTGGTGTCGGCCTCGGCGCGCAGGCGGGCGAAGAGCTCTTCGATCGACTGCCGGCGCCCGTGCTCCGGCTCGTCGTCGGCGGGCCCGGACCCGCCCTCGGGCGCGACCGCCGTGTCGCCGCCGACACCGGTCGGGACCGGCTCGGCGAGCTCCTCCTGCGCGGCCTGGCGCCCGGCCGCCTCGGCCGCCAGGCGCGCCTCGTCCTCGGCGCGGAAGAGCTCGTCGGTGATCTGGTCGACGGCACTGCGCACGTCCCCGATCGTCTCCGCCAGTCGCTCACGGCCGGCCCGGAGCTGCTCGATCTGGCTGTGCAGGACGCGGCGCCGGCGCGTCAGGTCGGCGAGCACGCGCGCCCGCAGCTCCTGTGCCTCGTGCACCATGGCGCGGCACTCGGCGCGTGCCTGGTTGACGAGCGTCTCCGCCTCGAGCTTGGCCGCCTCGACCCGGGCGGTCGCCTCGTCCTGGGCACGGCGACGCAGCTCGGCGGCAGCTGCGTCGGCCTCGGCGGTCCGGTCGTGGGCGCTCTGCGCGGTCCGCCGCTCCAGCTGCTCGGCCTCTTCCTGCGCCTCGGCGCGCAGGCGCGTGGCGTCGTTCTCCGCCCTCGCCATCAGCTCGGCGGCGGCGTCGTGGGCCGAGCGCAGGACCCGCGCCGTCTCCAGCCCGAGCGCGGCGGTCAGCGTGGCCTCGTCGAGCACCGGATTGGCAGCCCTGTGGTCGGCCTCGGCCACGGCCCGCCGGAGCTCCTGCTCGCGGTCGGCCGACGCCGCCAGCTCCCGCGCCACGTGCTCGAGGAAGCTGCGCACCTCGGCGGGGTCGAAC harbors:
- a CDS encoding PIN domain-containing protein, coding for MRALLDTSVLIGELPPPGDVEAAISVVSITELHFGVLVCDDDDERARRTARLAVVEATFDPLPVGVEVARVWGQLAAAVARRGGNPRRRQIDLAIAATAQVEGVPLFTENVGDFQIIDDLVDARRLSDR
- a CDS encoding type II toxin-antitoxin system prevent-host-death family antitoxin, which produces MSDIAQKELRNQVGEVLRRVEAGETLTVTVAGRPVAELGPAHRRRWVSGAALAGIWRGKAPRGFDADLERLPAGVVDPFAS
- a CDS encoding UPF0182 family protein gives rise to the protein MRTPQDLPRRPRRAVRRGRLWLIVAVIVVVVVVASLRTIAIFYTDYLWFGSVHLGGVWRRLLEVKAGLFFGFAAIFFVVLWVNLAVVDRLAPSELALGPEDELVRRYQQRVAPRARLVRSLVSLAVALLAASGVLGQWRNYLLFMNGGSFDATDPQFHKNVGFFVFKLPFLSFLVSWAFVALVVVAVITVIAHYLNGGIRVQAGAPSVAPQVKVHVSVLLACMALVKAGGYVLARYNLDLSQNGYVQGAGYTDVHARMPALTLLMWISLLAAVILLINIRRRGWALPVLGVGLWAFVAVVVGAIYPAIVQTVKVNPAQNSLERPYIARNIVATRAALDIKNVRRSSFSATQTLTSAQVVANQATLGNVQLWDSTLTGPTYTKLQATKSYYSFNTLGVDRYSIGGKLVPMVVGVRQINDSDLPSQGWVNTHLQYTHGYAMILAPSNAVNGDQPAFSISQVPPVSAPGAPTIEQPRVYFGLNNPNGGDASYVLGDSRQPEIDYQAASNSPVPTTYSGSGGVELKNFLVKAAFAVRFGDFNLLVSNLVTTHSRLMFVRDITQMAQKAAPFLSFDSDPYPVLSGGQIYWVLDAYTTSDNYPYSQNVDTQSLPSNSGLNQNLNYVRNSVKIVVNAYSGKMDFYDATGLTKTKDPILQTWEKVFPGMFQPVSQMPAALRAHLRYPEDLLTVQAATYGRYHITQPLAFYNATNAWNVSQSAGAGSPNEALPTTFTTNAQGQTVSTGQVTRMSPLYELFQVPGQSSQSFNLVDAFVPVSKGDQIQTMSAFMVAGSDPGQYGKLSVFQTPPIDGPALVDADISAFQKISSQISLLNQNGSSVQLGTLQIVPVGDSILYFRPFYVESSRNPFPKLDYFIVVYSGPQGQSQVAFDTSLSAALQDLFQVSLPGQNQGSTPTGPAPTVNQRVQSLISQANQEFTQAQSDLKAGNFSAYGTDIATLQNLLQQLQQASGASSSSSSSSSSSSSSSSSSSSTSTTTASSTSTTLPKGVALRGGLLP
- a CDS encoding DivIVA domain-containing protein, translating into MAEDRLTISSTARIHPDEVARHTFGTTRRGFDPAEVRSFLEHVARELAASADREQELRRAVAEADHRAANPVLDEATLTAALGLETARVLRSAHDAAAELMARAENDATRLRAEAQEEAEQLERRTAQSAHDRTAEADAAAAELRRRAQDEATARVEAAKLEAETLVNQARAECRAMVHEAQELRARVLADLTRRRRVLHSQIEQLRAGRERLAETIGDVRSAVDQITDELFRAEDEARLAAEAAGRQAAQEELAEPVPTGVGGDTAVAPEGGSGPADDEPEHGRRQSIEELFARLRAEADTKHAGEAAPGALGTDPLGAVGSTLSEPAAAAPGRPGSSAAASVAEPSPMPPTAPARQTPPAAHAPSVTPAAKAPQAPTATAAPAARLAPTAKAAPAARADTAGRADTAGHAAVTEVAPQERPSGAGDQGGAGEERAEGAPPADGVEPPDPVIAQRDEVLVPLVATLARRLKRALQDDQNDILDRLRAKGGWAPSVLPSEDEHAQRYVKASVDQLVEAARAGATSAGGKPDEAPGVDDVATGLATAIVAPLRRRLDGAGPAVEAGDEAALVELVGAAFREWKGARVERLAGDQAVLAFARAALAAVPAGNALRWVVDDDVTECPDCDDNALAGPVPAGEDYPTGHPHPPAHAGCRCLLAPVNA